The following are encoded together in the Phaseolus vulgaris cultivar G19833 chromosome 9, P. vulgaris v2.0, whole genome shotgun sequence genome:
- the LOC137821052 gene encoding auxin-responsive protein SAUR78-like translates to MSKGGKLTKLKSVLKKWNSFTTKHSQATVTSVVATDADSSSLRPVYVGKMRRQYLVSAEVVEHPLFRELVDRSRDSSSEEEEESINVACEVVLFEHLLWMLHNADPQPESLDELADFYAC, encoded by the coding sequence ATGTCCAAAGGAGGAAAACTAACCAAGCTCAAGTCAGTGCTCAAGAAATGGAACTCCTTCACCACCAAACACAGCCAAGCCACCGTCACCTCCGTCGTAGCCACCGACGCCGACTCCTCCTCGCTCCGCCCCGTCTACGTCGGCAAGATGCGGCGGCAGTACCTGGTGAGCGCGGAGGTTGTCGAACACCCGCTGTTCCGGGAGCTGGTGGACCGGTCCCGCGACAGCAGCtcggaggaggaggaggagagcATCAACGTGGCTTGCGAGGTTGTTCTGTTCGAACACTTGCTCTGGATGCTCCACAACGCCGATCCTCAACCTGAGTCGCTCGACGAACTCGCCGATTTTTACGCCTGCTGA
- the LOC137821426 gene encoding sucrose synthase-like encodes MAHHPLTHSHSFRERIDETLSGNRNEILALLSRLEGKGKGILQHHQIIAELEEIPEEHRKKLQDGAFGEVLRSTQEAIVLPPFVALAVRPRPGVWEYLRVNAHVLAVDELRPAEYLRFKEELVEGSSNGNFVLELDFEPFNASFPRPTLNKSIGNGVEFLNRHLSAKLFHDKESMQPLLEFLRLHSYKGTTMMLNDKVQNLNSLQHVLRKAEEYLTSVAPATPYSEFENRFREIGLERGWGDTAERVLEMIQLLLDLLEAPDPFTLETFLGRVPMVFNVVILSPHGYFAQDNVLGYPDTGGQVVYILDQVRALENEMLNRIKKQGLDITPRILIITRLLPDAVGTTCGLRLERVYDTEYCDILRIPFRTEEGIVRKWISRFEVWPYLETYAEDVAVELGKELQAKPDLIVGNYSDGNIVASLLAHKLGVTQCTIAHALEKTKYPESDIYWKKFEEKYHFSCQFTADLFAMNHTDFIITSTFQEIAGSKDTVGQYESHTAFTLPGLYRVVHGIDVFDPKFNIVSPGADMGIYFPYTETERRLTNFHAEIEELLYSSVENEEHICVLKDRNKPIIFTMARLDRVKNITGLVEWYGKNARLRELVNLVVVAGDRRKESKDLEEKAEMKKMYGLIETYKLNGQFRWISSQMNRVRNGELYRVICDTKGAFVQPAVYEAFGLTVVEAMTCGLPTFATFNGGPAEIIVDGKSGYHIDPYHGDRAAEILVDFFEKSKADPSHWDKISQGGLKRIQEKYTWQIYSDRLLTLTGVYGFWKHVTNLERRESKRYLEMFYALKYRKLAESVPLAIEE; translated from the exons ATGGCACATCATCCTTTGACCCACTCTCACTCTTTCCGGGAGAGGATTGATGAAACTCTCTCTGGTAACAGGAATGAAATTTTGGCCCTTCTGTCAAG GCTTGAAGGCAAGGGCAAGGGAATCCTGCAACACCACCAGATCATTGCAGAGCTTGAAGAAATCCCTGAGGAGCACAGGAAGAAGCTACAAGATGGGGCCTTTGGAGAAGTTTTGAGATCTACACAG gaAGCCATAGTGCTGCCACCTTTTGTTGCTCTGGCTGTTCGACCAAGGCCTGGTGTTTGGGAGTATCTGCGTGTGAATGCGCACGTGCTTGCTGTTGATGAGCTACGTCCTGCTGAGTATCTGCGTTTCAAGGAGGAGCTTGTTGAGGGAAG TTCTAATGGCAACTTTGTGCTTGAGTTGGACTTCGAACCATTTAATGCGTCTTTCCCTCGTCCAACTCTGAACAAGTCCATTGGGAATGGCGTGGAGTTCCTCAACCGCCATCTTTCAGCCAAACTCTTCCATGACAAGGAGAGCATGCAGCCACTGCTTGAATTCCTCAGGCTTCACAGTTATAAGGGCACG ACTATGATGCTGAATGACAAAGTTCAGAACCTGAATTCTCTCCAACATGTTTTGAGAAAAGCAGAAGAGTATCTAACTTCTGTTGCTCCTGCAACGCCCTACTCAGAATTTGAAAACAGATTCCGGGAGATTGGTTTGGAGAGGGGGTGGGGTGACACCGCCGAGCGTGTCCTCGAGATGATCCAGCTTCTCTTGGATCTTCTGGAGGCACCTGACCCTTTCACCCTTGAGACATTCCTTGGAAGAGTCCCTATGGTCTTCAATGTTGTTATCCTTTCTCCCCATGGTTACTTTGCCCAAGATAATGTCTTGGGATACCCTGACACTGGTGGACAG GTTGTTTACATCTTGGATCAAGTTCGTGCCTTGGAGAATGAGATGCTCAACCGCATCAAGAAACAAGGCTTGGATATCACTCCTCGTATTCTCATT ATCACTCGTCTTCTCCCTGATGCAGTAGGAACTACCTGTGGCCTACGTCTAGAGAGGGTATATGATACTGAATATTGTGACATTCTCCGAATTCCTTTCAGAACAGAGGAGGGAATTGTTCGCAAATGGATCTCAAGATTCGAAGTCTGGCCATACCTAGAGACTTATGCTGAG GATGTTGCTGTTGAACTTGGTAAGGAGTTGCAAGCCAAGCCAGATCTTATTGTTGGAAACTACAGTGATGGAAACATTGTTGCCTCTTTGTTAGCACATAAATTAGGAGTAACTCAG TGTACCATTGCTCATGCTCTAGAAAAGACCAAATACCCTGAGTCTGACATTTACTGGAAAAAGTTTGAAGAGAAATATCACTTTTCATGCCAATTTACTGCTGATCTTTTTGCAATGAACCACACAGACTTTATCATCACTAGCACCTTCCAAGAGATTGCTGGGAG CAAGGATACTGTTGGACAGTACGAGAGTCACACTGCCTTCACCCTTCCTGGTCTTTACCGAGTTGTTCATGGTATTGATGTCTTTGATCCAAAGTTCAACATTGTCTCTCCAGGAGCTGATATGGGCATATACTTCCCATACACCGAAACTGAGCGTAGGTTAACAAATTTCCACGCTGAGATTGAAGAGCTTCTTTACAGCTCAGTGGAGAATGAGGAACACAT ATGTGTCTTGAAGGACCGCAACAAGCCAATCATCTTCACCATGGCAAGACTTGACCGTGTGAAGAACATCACAGGACTTGTTGAATGGTACGGCAAGAACGCTCGCCTCCGCGAGTTGGTGAACCTTGTTGTTGTTGCTGGAGACAGGAGGAAGGAGTCCAAGGACTTGGAAGAGAAGGCTGAGATGAAGAAGATGTATGGCCTCATTGAGACCTACAAGTTGAATGGCCAATTCAGATGGATCTCCTCTCAGATGAACAGAGTTAGAAATGGAGAGCTCTACCGTGTGATTTGTGACACAAAGGGTGCCTTTGTGCAGCCTGCAGTTTATGAAGCTTTTGGGTTGACTGTGGTTGAAGCCATGACTTGTGGATTGCCAACATTTGCCACATTCAATGGTGGTCCTGCTGAGATCATTGTGGATGGAAAATCTGGATACCACATTGACCCCTACCATGGCGACCGTGCTGCTGAGATCCTTGTTGACTTCTTTGAGAAGAGCAAAGCAGATCCATCTCACTGGGACAAAATCTCCCAGGGAGGACTCAAGCGTATTCAGGAGAA GTACACATGGCAGATCTACTCTGACAGACTCCTGACACTCACGGGTGTCTATGGCTTCTGGAAGCATGTGACCAACCTTGAACGCCGTGAGAGCAAACGTTACCTGGAGATGTTCTATGCTCTCAAGTACCGCAAATTG GCTGAGTCTGTTCCCCTTGCCATTGAAGAGTAA
- the LOC137822428 gene encoding uncharacterized mitochondrial protein AtMg00820-like, producing MTTRFKAGIFKPKVLHTHSLLQPSAPTSVVEALASPPWFQAMTNEYNTLLNNNTWSLTSLPKEANAVGCKWLFKNKYHAYGSFHRHKVRLVAKGFSQTEGCDYYDTYSPVVKPSTIRLVITHMVFANWFVRQIDINNVFLHEDL from the coding sequence ATGACAACGAGATTCAAAGCTGGTATTTTCAAACCTAAAGTTCTTCATACTCACTCTCTTTTACAACCATCTGCTCCAACGTCCGTCGTCGAGGCACTTGCTTCTCCTCCTTGGTTTCAAGCAATGACTAATGAATACAATACCCTTCTCAACAATAACACTTGGTCCTTAACTTCTCTTCCTAAAGAAGCTAATGCGGTTGGCTGCAAATggctttttaaaaataaataccaTGCATATGGTTCTTTTCACAGGCACAAAGTTCGTCTTGTAGCTAAGGGCTTTAGTCAAACTGAAGGGTGTGATTACTATGACACCTATAGTCCTGTGGTTAAACCTTCCACCATTCGTCTTGTTATCACTCACATGGTCTTTGCTAATTGGTTTGTTCGTCAAATTGACATAAATAATGTATTTCTGCATGAAGACCTGTAG
- the LOC137821844 gene encoding uncharacterized protein, whose amino-acid sequence MDSGVGCKVTGIRQIVRLKEMLQKWQNVTLGPKPSIPTISDQVPNDGTLKPLINKRVVNVMNCESDTEESCQSPEPLPPPDVPKGYLAVYVGPELRRFIIPTTYLSHSLFKVLLEKAADEFGFDHSGGLTIPCEIETFKYLLKCIENEQKDQLNDPTQSESSGSVEE is encoded by the exons ATGGATAGCGGTGTAGGCTGCAAAGTGACAGGGATTAGGCAGATTGTGAGGCTAAAGGAAATGCTGCAGAAGTGGCAGAACGTTACTTTAGGGCCAAAACCTTCCATCCCCACCATTTCTGATCAAGTGCCTAATGATGGAACCTTGAAGCCATTGATCAACAAAAGGGTAGTGAATGTTATGAACTGTGAATCAGACACAGAAGAGAGCTGCCAAAGTCCTGAACCGCTTCCACCACCTGATGTTCCAAAGGGATACTTGGCAGTGTATGTTGGACCTGAGCTCAGGAGGTTCATCATTCCCACCACTTACCTCAGCCACTCTCTCTTCAAGGTTTTGCTGGAAAAGGCTGCTGATGAATTTGGCTTTGATCACAGTGGAGGCCTCACCATCCCTTGTGAGATTGAGACCTTCAAGTACCTTCTCAAGTGCATCGAGAATGAGCAGAAAGACCAACTCAATGATCCCACCC AAAGTGAAAGCTCGGGAAGTGTGGAAGAGTAA